The following DNA comes from Hordeum vulgare subsp. vulgare chromosome 3H, MorexV3_pseudomolecules_assembly, whole genome shotgun sequence.
TTCCAACTAATTTAAAAGATTAATCTCTGCATCACCTCAGTTAATTTGTTGACTTAATATTGTTCAGTTCACTTTCACTTACACTCGGTCTAGAAGCTGCCGGCCAGGTGGGAATATAATACTTGAAGATTTGGTTATTGATTAAGAAATACTTTTtctgtatctaaataattatagCTAGAAAGAACTAGACTGGAAGTAGAACAGAATCACATGTCCAAAATTAGAAGAGAACAATTTTTTGCAAAAGAAACAGATGGGAAAGCCTGCCGTGGAATGCCTAATACGAGGTCGTTCCTTGGGATAACTGATTTCGGACGTCACCAAATGGTCAGAATGAACACCCTCCAACCCCATTTCATAATCCCCTTCACTTTCGCCCCAATCCTTGTTTCTCTGCTGCCATGGCGACGAGTAATTCAACGCATCTTCATATCAACCAACGGAGTGCCATCAGAGATAGAATCAATCGTTCTACTAGTAGGGTACAAGTCGAGTACTATATATATCTGAGCCTTCTAGAAACCCGCCCTTAGTCGTATTATGGAAAGATTCTAATAAGAGATAAGAAAAACTGTCCATACAAAGAATCCCTCCAACCAAGAAAACCAACGGCAGGACTAGGGACGAAAGAGTTTCGCTCGGTAGAGGATTCATGTACCCGCCAAGGCACTTGCCCCCGATAATTTAAGGAGGCCCCTTATGCAGGAACAGAAGCCCATTCGTATTGCACGATCTTTTGGATAGACATTATATATATAGATTGAAGCCTTCAACAAGTACCAAAACTACCTCCACTCCTTTGGTTGCAACCATCATTGCAGTTTGTATTGTTTTTTATAGCTAAACGTTGTGGTTTTCATTATTTTTTCCGTAGATACCCAATCATTATTTGTGGAACAACTTAACAGAATCAAAATAGCATCTGGCGCAATCCACAATTGTATTGTGTTTTAGTTATGTGTGGCAACAAAGGTAGAAAAAACACCTCATGCACATAACTAAAGTTAGTTAAAAGTTGCAaattaagaagaaaagaagaacgcaAAAAGTTGTTCCGAGTAACTTCAAAGCCTTCTCTTGTACTTTTTAGTGTACATAGACCACACACTTGAGACACCACCTAAACTTACACATTATACACCATTTATGTTGGCGTGAATGTAATACCAATGGACAGTAAAAAAAAACATGACACAAGGAAAAAACACTATCTAGGACTTGTGATAGATATGCTCACATCATTGATGCTATATGACTCAGGAGCAGTGGATGTCTCTTCATTTCCTACTCTTACATTGATATATGCTGGCTGCTTAGGCTCAGCCAAGATCATAGTCTCATTGCTTAGCATCGAAACAATATCTCCCATGGTTGGTCGGTCAACTGCATTCTCTTGTACGCACAACAATGCTATGTTCATGCATCTCATTATCTTTGCCGAGTGACTATCAGAAACCAATGATGCATCAACAAGGTCAATACACTTTCCCTCTTCCCATAATTGCCATGCCTGTTTGGAATTCCGTTACACACATTAGGTTGTATAGAAAATTAAAAGTGAGAAGTAATTTTCCAAGCGTAAGTTTATATGCATAAGCTTACATATCCAAGCAGATTGATGAAACCTCCACATTGTTGGGTTCCAGAATTCCTTTTCCCGCTAAGGATCTCAAGAATGACAACACCAAAGCTGAAGACATCGGATTTAATAGAGAAGTTTCCTTTCGAAGCATACTCAGGGGCCATGTAGCCACTAAAATGGTATATGATAAATGTCAAGATTACCTTACTGGTTAAAATTTAATGTACATAATTGAAATTATTTTTTTAAGAAACTTACTATGTGCCAACCACTCTTCTTGTAATGTCTCCTTCGATGTCATTTAAGCTGAATATTTTTGCTAGCCCgaaatctgaaatttttggaaTCATTTCACTGTCCAAAAGAATGTTGCTTGGTTTAAGATCTCGATGAATGACAAGCAATCGGGAGTGCTTATGTAAGTAGAGAAGTCCATTTGCTACCCCTTCAATAATTGCTACAATTTCTGTCCAATCGAGCAAAGCTCTTTTATTCTCATCTACACATCAATTATATATTAGTATAACAGGAAAAAAGACACCCAgataaatgaaaataaattaccAAGGGCATGAAACTATACTCATAGGGCTGCCAAAAAACTAGCCTCGAGGAAATGATGCATCATATCGATATAGAGTAATTGAAATCAACTAAGAAATGCaaatgcataccaaagatgaagaAATCCAGGCTTTTGTTTGGCAAGTATTCATAGACCAGTATTTTCTCCTCTTCCTGAGAACAGCATCCCAAAAGTCTAACCAAATTCGTGTGCTGGAGTTTGGCTATGAGCTGGACTTCATTTTTAAACTCCATGAAACCCTGTCCTGAATGTGAAGCAAGTCTTTTAACCGCAATCTCCAACCCATCTGGAAGCTGGCcctgagaagaagaaaaatatgtCTTCAAAAGTTTGGGTCATTGTAATTAACAATCTTCTACCATTTACTAAGTTATCATCTAGGTTCATGTTTATGATACCACTTCTATATTACTTTGCACTATAACGATAGTaacatggctgcatgcatcgattcatGCAGAGATCGGAGATGTGATCctcctttcaaaaaaaaaacaataGTAACATAGACTAGTGTTATGCATATGCCACTAGTCTATATTACTCCCCGCTATGACTAGCCTAATACAAGGGACCATATTAGGCGTCTACTAAACAGTTGACAATAAAAGGTGAAAACTCTCGTAGGCCTATATAGACTACTATAATTTACCTTGTAGACAGCGCCGAAGCCACCTTGCCCAAGTTTGCtttcttctgaaaaattacttGTGGCCTCCAGTAGATGTTCAAACTCAAACAAAGAGAAATCCGAATTTTTCCCTTGCCACTCCAAACTACGAGCACGTCTTGATCCTTGAGTAACATTATATCACCATCAAATATCATAGCAGTAACATAATAATCACCAATTTTCCACTATTTGTGGAGATTATATGGAAGAACGAATCTACTAGAAAATTAGCATATGTACCTTTCCTTTGCCTTTTGAGCCGGCGACGGTAACAAATGAAGAAGAGAAACGCTGCTGCCGTTAGAGGAACTACAGCTACGGGAATCACCCACAGCATGCTCCTGCGTTTGGTCGGAGCCGGAGCCGGccccggcggcgacgacgacggcaggCTTAGCATGGGCCGGGCGCCGTAGAAAGGAGACGCCTCGTACCTGAAATAGCACCGCGTGACACCCATCCGCGCACCCATGCGCAGGGCCATGGTGGAGTTGACCATGCCGAGGAGGCGGCGCAGGCAGGCCGAGCAGTCGTCGGCGGACAGGCCCGGCGTGCACTGCGCCTGGGAGAACACGTTCGGGTAGGGTCCCACTCTTGTCATGTCCATGACGCCCGTGGCGTACAGCTTCGGCGTCGTGGTGGCCGCCAACGCCACGGTCTGCGTCATCAGCTCGCTGGTGAGGTTGACGATGCGGGGGATCTGGCCGGTGGTGATGTTCCTGATGTTCCAGTCCTGGAAGGGCGGCGTGTTGTCGCCGGACCCACCCGTGGCGTTCGAGGGCGCCGCCAGGATGTCGGCGGTGGCGCCGTAGACGACGATGCAGTCGGTGTAGCTGAAGCCCACCTTGTCGCACTGCGTCTGGTTGACGGTGGCGAACCAGTTGGCGATGCAGGAACCACAGGCGGAGCCGTCGAGGACGTCGCCGAGGCAGAGCGCGAGCGCGTAGACGACGTCGGGGGCCTGGCCGAAGGTGGCGGTGGCGAACTGTACCGGGGAAGAGGAGGCGTTCCGGGAGAGGGCGGCGCCTGCGGCCTTGACGTTATCGCAGAAATCGGCGGCGGCCAGAAACGGCGTGGGCGCGAGTAGGAGGAGCAGGATGACGACGCCGGTGGTCGCCATGGGAAGCTAACAGCCGAACACGACCAGCCAGCTACAAGGTTAATTCTTGTTTCTCTTCTGCCACTGCCAGATGATGAACGAAGTGCGTTATGCGTCAGCAAATCACTAATTCACTATCGGTCCTAGCCACTTTGAAAAAAATACTGCATGCATTATTTTGAGTTTGAAACGATGGAAGCTCTTAAAGCTCAGTGTTGTTTTCTTCCTATTTTCAATTCGTGTGTGGACAAATCTCTGCTACTTTCTTGTGTGGAGAAAAGAACACTGTAACTACATTCCACTTGTGCCATTATATTCATCAAGTAGATGTCCACTGGTCATATcagtttgctttcagttctcactagcGAACATGCTTGTGCCTTAATTTAATCGCCTTGAATTAGTCTGAAACGATCTAGGTACCAATCACGTTGAATTTCGTGAATTGTAGGTTCCACTTGGTGGCCGGCCGGCTTGTTAGAATAGATTTCATGTCTtttctttccaaggctaagcatgTACTTATTAGTTTGGTACCAGTTCTTCATTTTAACCTTTTGCTATCTGGTGGCCTGCACAAATTCGTCAATGATTCTGTTTTGGAACCACTTCTGTTTCTGCATAatctagcatgcatcttgccGCTACTTTAGCTTCATTATTTATAAAGAAAAATATACTTTTCGTCCACCAATTCTTGATGAAGTCTGGATGTAGCCCTTCAATTTTAAAAACGGTCAACTTGCATCTTCAATATTGAAACCGGACAACATTCGTCCCTAGTCACCATTTTCACCGGGTTTGGCGATGTCCCACTCTGGTTTTGACCTCCCCGACTCAAATCTGCGTAATGTTTACAACTTCGGGTTTACAAATCCATAAACATTTTTAAATTTCACATATTTTTCAAAGTACACGTAGTTTTTTCAGAGCATTGTTTTTTCAATGGGGGACGCTAGGTGTAAACCGGCTGATCCCTAGCGCGGATCCGTCGGTTTAACAACCGTTTGATTAGTCCCTATGATATGTATCATGTTTTGTCTGATTTGtttcatattttatttaattAGTCTATTTATTAAGGGACGTGCTATGCATGCAAGCCGTTAGATTTATCGCATCTAGCTGTAAGGTAGGTTGGGAAGCGTTAAACCCTTTGTTCGGGCCGCATTGTATTTATAACCATGCCGTGACTTACAATGAAGAAACCGACCGAGAAGATCGTTTACAAAACGAGGGGAAAACGCTAGATAGAAAAAGAGATAGATTACAAGTATTTGAAAGAAGAATCATATCCCTATCCATGTTTTGAATTTCGGCCGGAAAGAAGCAAATTTCAGCCTAATTTTGGCCATCTCGGCCTGGGGCAAGAAATATCTATCGGCCGAAAAGAATGATTTTGGTCAAATCTGACAAATTTTGGTCAAATTCCGGTCATGTTTTGATCAAATTTCAGCCAAAATTTTTGAAAATGACCGAAATTCAGCCATCTCGATCTAGGGCGAGAAAAATTACAAACCGAGAATCAAAACACTGATCCCTATACAACTATTCTAACACATGCGAGTCGAACACGTCTTCACCACTACAACACATGTTTTGTTGCAGAATTATTTCTGCAACATAGGACTTGTTATAGAATTATTTCTGCAACAAtttttttgttgcaaaaaaaattgcAACTTTAGTTTTGTACCATTTCTTTTGCAACTGaggtattgttgtaggaatttttttgcaaCACATATATTGTTGTAATATACATTCATTGTAAACCTTGCAACACTGTATATGTTTCAGGAACATAGTTCCGTTTATAGAACTTTGTTCGTGGAAGGACAGTATACAGATCCTCACTTGGATGTGTGTCATGCGGGGGAGGTGGTGAAGGCGCTGCTACGCGTCGACCGACGGATCTTTTTAAAAGATTTGCTTCCTTGGAAGGCGTATGATTTTGTAGATTGAGTGGCCGAGTATCACCCTCTATAATTGCAACACGGATCGTATTGCGGAATTTTTCTTAAACACGAATTGTATTGTACACATTTTTTGTAACATAACTCAAGTTGCAGAAATTTTTACAACATAGATTAAGCTGTATATTTTTTTTAACAAAGGTCTTGTTACAGTTTTTTTTTCTTGTAAAAGGTCTTGTCGTAGAAATTTTCACGAAAAAGACTTGTTTGCAGAAAGTTTACAAAAATGCAGAATATTTTCGCAACAACGGTCTTTTTGCAGAATTATTCTGCAACAGAGCTATTGTTACAAAGATTTATAGACGTTTTTTCACAACATATGCTAATGCGAGCCAAAGCTCTGCAACTATCTTAGGTGATTTTCTGTAGGGCATTAAACACATAAGGCTACATGGACACGTGGTAGAAGGTGGAGGTGGTTGATGTCTAGGAGTAATCCATCGATGGATGTTAACCATTTCCCTTCTTTAATTcatgttttttttcaaattcacgTAAATTCTTTTGGAAAAAGTCCATGAATTTGAATTTTTTATGCGAACTTCAAAGAAGTATGTGGATTTGGAAAAGGATGTCCGCAGATCTGAAAATTTTATGTTAACTTGAAAGAAGTACGCTAATTTCAAAGAAATTACACAAATTTGAAACCATGAACTTGAAAAAAAAAGTGGATTTAAAACAAGTACGCGAGTTTGAAAGAAAAGATCATCGATTGGACAAAGTACACAACTTTTTCTACATGCGAACTTGCAAAAACTATTCGGATTGAAACAAGTACATGAATTTCACAAACAGTTCATGGAGTTGAAAAATGTACTTGAAATTGATAAAATTGCATGTACTTAAAAAAAACTACGTGGATTTGAAAAGAGTAcacaaaattttaaaaagttcatggatttggAGAATATACACGAACTTAAGTCAGTACGGATCAAAACCGGGGTGAGTCGGCACGAAAACTGGTCAAAACCGAGAGCAGGGACGAACCTTggctaatttttttaaaatattatcTTTTTTCaaatctttttgaaaaatattgtgtctatttgaaaattttgaaatatATTGCAACGTCGGCCTCCCAGTGGCCGACTGCCACTTGTCGGCTTGCCAGTGGCCGAAAGGTGGCAGTCGGCCACCAGTTAGCCGACAGGTGTTCAGTCGGCCACCCGTCGGCCGAGTACTGGCCAGAACACGTCGATGGATCCCTGTCGGCTTGCGCCAGCCAGTCGGCCTCCTGGTGGCCGACAGGAGGCCAGTCGGCCACCTCTTGGCCGAAAGGggctctccttcccttccttctttcttctttcttcttcttctcttcttttcttcttctctatcttcttcttcctccctttcTTCTCCTTGCTCTCATTTCTCTCTTTCTC
Coding sequences within:
- the LOC123439251 gene encoding cysteine-rich receptor-like protein kinase 10, yielding MATTGVVILLLLLAPTPFLAAADFCDNVKAAGAALSRNASSSPVQFATATFGQAPDVVYALALCLGDVLDGSACGSCIANWFATVNQTQCDKVGFSYTDCIVVYGATADILAAPSNATGGSGDNTPPFQDWNIRNITTGQIPRIVNLTSELMTQTVALAATTTPKLYATGVMDMTRVGPYPNVFSQAQCTPGLSADDCSACLRRLLGMVNSTMALRMGARMGVTRCYFRYEASPFYGARPMLSLPSSSPPGPAPAPTKRRSMLWVIPVAVVPLTAAAFLFFICYRRRLKRQRKGSRRARSLEWQGKNSDFSLFEFEHLLEATSNFSEESKLGQGGFGAVYKGQLPDGLEIAVKRLASHSGQGFMEFKNEVQLIAKLQHTNLVRLLGCCSQEEEKILVYEYLPNKSLDFFIFDENKRALLDWTEIVAIIEGVANGLLYLHKHSRLLVIHRDLKPSNILLDSEMIPKISDFGLAKIFSLNDIEGDITRRVVGTYGYMAPEYASKGNFSIKSDVFSFGVVILEILSGKRNSGTQQCGGFINLLGYAWQLWEEGKCIDLVDASLVSDSHSAKIMRCMNIALLCVQENAVDRPTMGDIVSMLSNETMILAEPKQPAYINVRVGNEETSTAPESYSINDVSISITSPR